The sequence TGTACAATCTCAGCAAAGGCATGACAACAAAAATGCGTGAAACGTACGCGTCGGGCGGCTGCGTGTGGAGTGGGGGAGTAAGTGAGAGTAAATAACGAGAAGATATGTACGGAAACTTGATGGAAACGTGAGAAGCAAGTAgaggagattaaaaaaaaaaaggaaaataaaaagagagagtGACTCTTCTTGTACTTTTACCTTAAGATTCTTGTTTTCACACTATCTACCGACCCTTGTTCTAATTTTCACAGCCTCGGGGGGTCGATTATAAAACGGTTTATATGACTGGACAAGTCACAAGTTTATATGGTTGGTGATTTATAGGATTACCAACAAACGTGTAAATGGATAAAAGTCATATGACCATATGATATGACAActtgttttgtatttgtttcTTTAGTTTCGTTTTTTTGTTCACTATATCTATCAATTTTCGGTTTTGCTTCGTACGCCAGATCATACGAACAATGAACAAtcacaaataaaatttacacttctatgaaattttattattgttggTTATTCTCTACAAAATTGTTTGATCCTATTAGCAAAACTTTACCATGATCAACACTAGTTGCTTAATATTTGCATTgggaaaatattattatattctcaaatttatttaaaattattagtatgATTTGTTAGACCTGAAAATGTGCGATTTCAAACCCAATACTAGTCTCGAACGGCCCCGTTGACTCTATTCCATATAACGCAACGGATTGATTCGTTTCTCTTCTGTATTATTTCcaagtatatattattatatagttttaatacTTTTGAAAACATCGATAGCCAAGTCGAGAGGATAAGGGCATCTCTATCCATActccattttttcttctaaaataaagtaaaaatgaaTATGGAGTAAGGAATGGTCCAACCcaactcaatattttattttatagtgaaatttataaatagagtaatctattttttgtttgtttatcacTCCATTATAGAATAGAAAATGGAGTAGGATTGGAGcaattttactccatttttacttttactccattttggaggaaaaaatagagttttacattggagatgttctaacAAAACATTAATAGCGATGGGTTTATGTTTCATATGTATTTAGTTCCAAATTTGTGAAATTATATTCTTTTATTGTACTAATAATGTCATAGAAATCCCTGTCTTGTcttgcttaaaaaaaaaagaagaaaaatcccTGTCTTggttacaaatatttataaagaaaatctGTGGTGAACGTAACTCCAAAAGATGGggagaaaaaatagaaagagaATAAGGAAGATCCTATTACtctcttttcagttacatggaaaaaaatgaaaaggagAGCCGACATTTTttgccaaaatcactcaaataATCGTTGATAGTAAGTTAAGATTGTGCGTGATTTTATCCATCTTCCAAATATAGactgagagaaaagagagaattatgcaaaaaataaaaaaattgtatatgagAGTGTGTAATGAGAAGATACTTGAGTAACATTTAACCACAATACAAAATGTGCCTCCAAAGTTTAACTCTTCTCATCATCTTCACTCTCTTTTACTCACATGCGTTTGCTCTTAAGAAGGTCATCTCTTTCTCTATATTTACGTTGCTTTTACAAATTAATATGAAcatgtttgattgtttaattgTGTGTACAGTCCTATATAGTGTATTTGGGATCTCACGCCCATCCTTTTACTCTCCTCTCTCAAGCTCATCTAGATCGTGTTGCTCATTCACATCGCACTTTTCTCGCCTCTTTCTTGGGAAGGTATCATCCTAAAAAATAAGGGTGTTTGATCATTTAATTATTTCTCAACACTGCATGAAACAAACCGCCTCTCAATATTGCAGCCATCAAAGTGCAGAAGACGCCATCTTTTACTCATACAAAAGACATATCAATGGCTTCGCCGCTGTTCTTGACGACAAAAAAGCTTCAGAAATCGCCAGTAAGATCATCGATCCTAAGATTATGGATGCATTTCTCAGTCCCTTTGGTTTCACctaccaaaaatattaataagtttttttgtaaatgtagaGCATCCAAATGTAGCATCTATATTCTTAAACAAAGGAAGGAAACTGCATACCACTCATTCATGGGATTTCATGCTTCTTGAGAAACATGGAGTCGTTCACAAGTCTTCTCTGTGGAAGAAAGCAAGGTTTGGAGAAGACACAATCATCGCTAATCTTGACACAGGTAAACTTCCAAAGAAATAGTGTGATTTGCTCACAAGTCGAAGTCTATCTATTACAATCATGCttcataataattatatatgtatattataaccGTCAAGACCATCTCAAAAGTTCTATTGTTTCCATCAGACTTTTAACAAACTCTATGGCTATATCGGTTACAGTTATTCTAATGCAtcatattagtttaaaaaaacagTCGCAAAATATTTGGTGTAGTGGACATTTTACTATGTTGTTCTTTGTAAATTTTggaagatttaaaatatgtatatttatgaAGGTGTGTGGCCTGAGTCAAAAAGCTTCAGCGATGAAGGGTATGGAGATGTTCCAGCTAGGTGGAAAGGCAGTTGCCACGGTGATGTTCCTTGCAACAGGTTCACATAATCTCTCTTACTATCAAcaactttattttaatttattttattattgtttgattCATCACATGTAACCAGGAAGCTCATTGGAGCAAAATACTTCAACAAAGGCTACTTAGCGTACGCAAAATTCCCCTCCAACTCTACCTTTGAAACCCCTCGTGACCTCGACGGTCACGGCACCCATACTCTCTCCACAGCGGGAGGAAACTTTGTCCCCGGAGCCAATGTATTTGGACTTGGCAACGGTACGGCTAGTGGCGGTTCTCCTAAGGCGAGAGTCGCCTCTTACAAAGTGTGCTGGCCTCCTTTTAAAGGTGCCGAATGCTTTGATGCTGATATCTTGGCAGCGATTGATGCAGCCATCGGTGACGGTGTGGATGTTATATCGGCTTCAGTGGGCGGGGATGCAGGAGATTATATGAATGATGGCTTGTCCATTGGTTCCTTCGTAGCAGTCAAGAACGGTGTGACGGTTGTGTGTTCTGCTGGTAACTCGGGGCCTAAACCTGGAACGGTCTCTAACGTTGCACCATGGATTATAACCGTCGGAGCTAGCTCCATGGATCGGGAGTTTCAAGCATTTGTAGAGCTCAGCAACGGCTCACGCTTCGAGGTTTTGATCTTAACCTAATAATAGtccaatatttatttattccttGTGCTACAAGTATTGGTTTGAACGCAGGGAACAAGCCTCTCTACGCCTTTGCCTGAAAACAAGATGTACGATCTGATCAGTGCCGCTGACGGTAAAGCAGCCAATGCGTCAGCGTTACAAGCGTAAGTAAAAGCTATGTCCATATTTTTCGTAATGCATGTAATAAACTAATAACATAAGTACGTATTAACTAGTGTTTGAATATGTATAGATTGTTATGCAAGAAAGATAGCCTAGACCCGGAGAAAGTAAAAGGCAAGATCGTCGTGTGTCTAAGAGGAGACAACGCACGTGTGGACAAGGGACAACAAGCAGCCACTGCTGGTGCTGTAGGAATGATACTATGCAACGACAAGGCGAGTGGAAACGAGATCATCTCCGACGCTCATGTTCTTCCCGCTTCTCAGATTAATTACAAAGACGGTGAAGCTGTGTTTTCATACCTAAACTCCACAAAAGACCCCAAAGGCTACATAACTGCACCCAACACTCAGCTACACACGAAGCCAGCTCCTTTCATGGCCTCGTTCTCTTCCAGAGGTCCCAACACCATCACACCAGGAATCCTCAAGCCTGACATAACCGCACCGGGTGTCAACGTTGTAGCCGCCTACACGGAAGCCACAGGCCCTACAGACATAGAATCCGACAACCGTAGAACTCCTTTCAACGTCGAATCGGGAACATCCATGTCTTGTCCTCACATCTCCGGCATCGTCGGTCTCTTGAAGACTCTCCGCCCTCAATGGAGCCCCGCCGCGATCCGTTCCGCCATCATGACTACTTCAAGAACTAGAGATAACACTCGAAAGCCAATGGTTGATGCAACGTTCCACAAAGCAACTCCTTTTGGGTATGGCGCAGGCCATGTTCAGCCCAATAAAGCTTCCCACCCTGGCCTTGTCTACGATCTCAACACTGGAGACTACTTAGACTTCCTCTGCGCCATTGGTTACGAGAACAAGGTAGTTCAACTCTTTGCCGATGATCCGCTATACACGTGCCGCGAAGGAgctaatcttttggacttcaaCTACCCTTCGATCACTGTCCCTAAGCTCACGGACTCTGTTACAATCACTCGTAAGCTCACGAACGTTGGACCTCCGTCCACGTACAGATCCTATTTCCATGCGCCCCTTGGAGTTGAAGTCTCCGTAGAGCCGAAACAGCTCACGTTCAGCAAAGTTGGTGAGGAGAAGATGTTTCAGATGACTATCGGGGCCACGTCAGAGAAGGCTTTAGGGTACGTCTTTGGAGAGCTGACGTGGACTGATTCAAAACACTACGTCAGGACTCCCATTGTCGTCCAACTTTCAAGCTAGTCTCTAGCTACTTTATTCATCactctacttttttattttatcttttggagtttatttttatatcgAACATTCCATTAGTTTTggataatatttaatttttgagcTAAGTTTGGCAGCTTAATGTTTAAAAAACCAATTCGACATGCATAATCTAATCTTTTCTAGGATAATATTGTAGTTTCAGATAGTTTTATGCGATAATATTTTGCCAAGTGGGCTCAAGACCAACCAATTAGGatcttcttttattgtttttttaaactttccaatttaattttttttgggaaaCTATAGAAGCACTAGATGCAATGTAACAATgtctttgaatttttctttgagCAACCAATGtcttttgaatataattttacattcattcggaaaaaaaaaatattttgccaAGTGCAAGTTTGCGTGTTAGTGACAAGGGTACTACATAAAGTGTGCCTGGTTTCTTGACCCGCTAAAACGGCAGCGATCGTCGTCTCGTGGCAGCAAAGGCAGTGTTGAAACTGTAAGTCAAAGCTGAGATTTTTCTGATTGCTGATTGTTTTTGAAGCAAAAATGTGAAACCTTTTTGAAAATTTGGTCTCAAGAAGAATAAAGTCGTGATTTTTAGTGCAATTGGAATTGATATGGAGACATGATCAGCACTAATCATGTCTTATGTGCAATGGAAGTGTATAATTGGGACCAAATTTGTGTCacatttttctttgttattgCTTGGAAGACATATCTTGGAGAGTTATCTTCGGAAAAAACACAAAGGAGTTAtggttataaatttataatcacGAAAGTAATGATGTAATTGTTCTTGTCTACGTGATAAAAATCGCTCAGCTCATAAATGCTATAGACTATATAGTAGTGGGataatactaatatttaatttctCATAATATTTTGTGCAAACTTTTTATTGTGACAAGTGTTAATGTGACTGAACGAaatgtaattatttaatttctCCTAATGTTTATGTTGACATAATATTTTGACAAGTGCTAATTTGAGTGAGCGAGACAAATGGATTGTGCTTTATCCGGGTCCCAGTGACAAAAGGAGTACGAGACGTACTACATAAAGTGCGAGTGTGTATTGGCTAAGCTTGACCCATTACTAAACCTCACTCGGGTTACTGGATTACATTACACCCGGCAACCAAAAGAGATGCAGACGAGTCTTCCACAGGACCTTGTCCCTCTCGTCAAGTTTCCGCCGCGCCACCGTCGCGAACCCCAGCTGTACATCGTGGACCCCACTTCGAAAGGCAGTGTCGATACCGTAAGTGACCCAGATCTTGCCATCGTAGAGTGAAGAAAAATCTCATCTTTCCTTTTTTGGTGTGTGTCAGTGCTTTAACGAGCCAGGGAGTGGTAGAGAGATTTCATCTCTAGTATCTGTTCAAAGACACTTGGTTGGAGAAGTAGACGACAGACGCTTGTCTCGAAGTCCAAAGTTTTATGAGAAACGCAGAACCGAACAGGTCTCTATTTGATATGTGGACAAGCATATGGGGGGGTTCTTGTCTGAAATCACCGTGTTTTGGAATTTGCAGGGTAATCGCGTTGCTTCCAAGGATTTCCGTTTGCCTAGAGGATGGACCGTTAAGGAGGTTCCGAGGAGAAACTCCCCTCGTAGTATTGATAAGGTGCTTATGACTGACAAAAGGAATCAGCAAGTTTCACATGTGGGCTAGTTAAGTGTAAGAAGGATTGAACAAAGAAGTATCACTAACCATTTGTATTGGTTCGTTGCAGTATTATACAGAGCAAGAAACGGGAAAACGGTTCCGGTCCCTTGTTTCCGCTGAGCGGTACTTGAACTCTGTTGGGAACGGTACAGTTGCGTCGGTTTTGCACTCTGTTCCGGTAAGTTTTTCTAAGCTTTTGTCATCATTTAGAAGGGTAAAAGATTTAACAGGATGAACAGGTTTGACGTTGGTTTTCTTCTTTAACACCCTTGTCAGCTTTTGGCGATTTGTAATGGTACTGGATATGCGCCGGTGAAGTACACGCAATGACAGGTCTTTTAACCAAAATATGATTTTACTCCAGTGAAGTCACTCGCCTACTGCAAGATCTATATGTATTTGTATGGTCTCTATCTAATCTTGAATGTACAGCAACAAGTCTGACTGTTTAACAGACTAAGATTATGCACAGTTTCTTTTTGTTCCTGTGCAAAAgattatttagttttctttcaatttattgatgaaaaactacAAACAGTATATGAATTGATATGTATTTAGCAAATGATCATGTCTACAACGGGTGTCTAATTCGAGAGAGGGAAAAGATTGATCCATGTCCTATATAGCAATATACTCTATACATTTTTGGTCAAGAACCTTAGGATCTAATCCAACATTCTTTTtcttgaatgaatgttaaattgtATTCATCAAAAAACCTTATGTACATCAAGTGCTACGATGGTGTTTATAATGTAGAATAAGGTATACTCTGGAGCCAAACCTAGTCTACTCTGGAGCCAAACCAAATTCTCAAGCCTTCATCATACTTGCGATCCCCTGTCTTCGAATGGTAGAAAGTCAGTTCCTGACTGTTTTGACTATGGTTTTTGTGAGCTGAGCTGCGTCGAGGGTAATGAGTTCTCTCCATGCCTTCTACGATTGCTTTCCCTCCATATCATGTGGGTGGTTGTTTGAAATGTGTACCTCATGCATGAGGAATAGCCGAACTCGCTCTTGATGGTGATCCATCAAAAGTGTAGGAATCTAACCCAATATTAGTTACTAATACATGAGTTAGAATATGTTAATAACGAATAACTCTATATTTCATGTCATTTTCGACAGGAAACTGGAAAAAGTATAAATCTTGACACTAAAGATCAAAGAAGCTAACCCAAACAAAGTCATCTGTTTCTATCCTTTATGTTATTTAATCACTAATTATAGTTGTCTTGTTTCACTATTTGATAGCATGGTTCATGTTGTAAGTATAATGGATGTCCACTCTAGTAAATGCTATTGTGGGGTTAATGTATCTCTTTCTTTGACATAGAAATTTACTATGATATAAATGAAAGAAGACTTTGAAAAGCAGTGCTACTGAAGACTTCTAGATATAGGTAAATGGAAACTTCTAAGTTTTCAAAGTCAAAAGACAACATTGTTGGTTATTGAAATTTCTATTGGTatgattattaaaatatttatacatgctACAATTTGAAATCGGAGTTGACGCCAAAAGGGTACGAATAAGCTAAAATTAAAAGTCACATACTTTTTCtgaattataaatttgtaaccTCAAGGCATCACCCCAACATTGACTCTTTGCTGTTTTATAATCTCAAGGACAAATATCACTTTACCACATTTCGATGGCACTTATTCCATATACAATTATGATTTCGAGGTAATTTCCAGTAACAAATATTTTGACTCCCCTAACAAATCACGCCAAACTAGTCAATTTGTAAATTTATAAGTATATGCTAAactgtaaaaaatattacattcaaACAGAGTTGTCAATTGAATCTAACTGAGAGTTATAAGCGAGATTCCCAATAACTTATGAGGTAAAATAAAACGAGTCTGAAATTAACCTCAAAGTACACCTAGGCTCAAACTACAAGATTTTTATATGTACCCATCATGTTTACTCTTTAACTTTTTGGGCACCCACTGGGGTTTTTAGTAGTAGTTACCTACACATATTACAAtgcttacaagttacaactaCTCATCATTCCCTATTCTTCATTTCTTTGTTATTAAACCCACACAATAAGCTTGTCTGACTCCGTGCCGTTTCATTGCAGATTTTTGTTACTGATGCACACCATTGTTCCTTAGAGCCACCGACTTTGGTTTCCTAGGAATACACTTTGCTCGAACCgcctcttcttcatccttctcaGTCGTTGGTCCCATTCTTGAACTCCTAATACATAATGAcatattgaattattattataacattCACATATATCTCATATTTGTGTTGAAAAGAAATCTACTATGAAGACATGTTTGAAAGACACACCAAAACGTACTTCTCTACTTTTTACCATTTTGAGCTCTTCAATCAACCCACGCCATAACCAATTATTGGGCATGTACAGGAAGTAAATATAACAAAACGAAAGCAGACTACGCGCCGTTTCTTATCAATGCTAGTGAACTGCTCGAcgttttcaaatccattaatttatttttacctgTCAGCATTGTAAGAAGAGGATCTTTGCAAAGCAGGAACCAGCTCCTTCTTGGTCTCAATCAAACTGCCGCTAAAATACTCTTTATCTTCCAATTTTACCCTTCCAAAACTCTCTAACTCCTTCTCTGCCCTCTCCAGACTGTTATCCCCTGCTCCTCGCGTTACCGTACGCCCAGTCAACGACAGCCCATGATCTTTCAACAAAACAGGCCCACACTCCTTAAACGACATCGTACCGCACGAGATCAGCTGCATCAACACAGCCGAAGCCCTCATCCTCCCGCTCGACAAGCTCTCGACCGTCCGATGTTCGCTGGCGCTCTCGTTTTGACGCAATATCAGCCGTCCATCTGCTTTGATCAGATTCTCCAAAGTCTCGGGGCTCGAATCCGACGGCGGAGGAGAAATCTCGTCTCTGCTCAGCTCAGTGCTCTGATTCTCGCATCTCGCCGGACTTTCCACCTCCTCCTCTTTCGCCGGCTTTCTCCGCCGCCTTCGATCCTCCGTCTGCGTGGCAGCGTCCGCGGCGACTCTGCGAGTCGACTCGGCGCTAGACTCGGTTGTTGCTTTGTAGACCTTGTACTCGCTGAGATCGATAGAGCTCCACGACTGGTTTCGCCGGCGACTCGCCGGCGAGACGGAGTTGGAGTTTTTCTCTGGGTTTAGAGAGCTCGTATCTCTAAACGACGTCGTTCCGAGGAGGCTCCTGGGGTTAGAGAGGAGACAAGAATCAAGAACCTCGGAGCCTTTGAGTACATACTCTTGACCTTGAACAGGGAAGATGAAGTCGTCCTCGGACAAGTCGTGCCACACAAATCCATTTTTGTAGCTCCTGAAATGTCAGAAGATCGGACGGTTTAGGTTTAAAAAGGCAGATGAATAAATAGAATCGACGGTGGAGGAGATACGGTTACCTTTTGGAAGACCAAGAGTAGAGACTTGCCATGCCTTTCCCTCTAAGATCATTCAAACGGTTTATCACATCTGAAAAGAGTTGGAATAACATTAGAAAGTTTTTGAAGATACAATTTGAAAAGTTGCCACCTTTATCACTGTTCTGTTCCAGGAATAGTAATAAAGAGTAAACAGCCAAAGAGAAAAGAGAGTTTCAAAACCTTTTGAACTCAAAAagcaactttttattttatttttgaaaagcaTGTCTTTTTCGGTTGCGGATCAAGAAAAGATGTGAGAAAACTTCAAAAGGGTTTAGTTATTACCTTTGAGATAGAGACCATCGGTGGAAGAAAGAGTGACTTCAATGAAATGAGGATGGTCGAG is a genomic window of Brassica napus cultivar Da-Ae chromosome A2, Da-Ae, whole genome shotgun sequence containing:
- the LOC106385443 gene encoding subtilisin-like protease SBT5.4 gives rise to the protein MCLQSLTLLIIFTLFYSHAFALKKSYIVYLGSHAHPFTLLSQAHLDRVAHSHRTFLASFLGSHQSAEDAIFYSYKRHINGFAAVLDDKKASEIAKHPNVASIFLNKGRKLHTTHSWDFMLLEKHGVVHKSSLWKKARFGEDTIIANLDTGVWPESKSFSDEGYGDVPARWKGSCHGDVPCNRKLIGAKYFNKGYLAYAKFPSNSTFETPRDLDGHGTHTLSTAGGNFVPGANVFGLGNGTASGGSPKARVASYKVCWPPFKGAECFDADILAAIDAAIGDGVDVISASVGGDAGDYMNDGLSIGSFVAVKNGVTVVCSAGNSGPKPGTVSNVAPWIITVGASSMDREFQAFVELSNGSRFEGTSLSTPLPENKMYDLISAADGKAANASALQALLCKKDSLDPEKVKGKIVVCLRGDNARVDKGQQAATAGAVGMILCNDKASGNEIISDAHVLPASQINYKDGEAVFSYLNSTKDPKGYITAPNTQLHTKPAPFMASFSSRGPNTITPGILKPDITAPGVNVVAAYTEATGPTDIESDNRRTPFNVESGTSMSCPHISGIVGLLKTLRPQWSPAAIRSAIMTTSRTRDNTRKPMVDATFHKATPFGYGAGHVQPNKASHPGLVYDLNTGDYLDFLCAIGYENKVVQLFADDPLYTCREGANLLDFNYPSITVPKLTDSVTITRKLTNVGPPSTYRSYFHAPLGVEVSVEPKQLTFSKVGEEKMFQMTIGATSEKALGYVFGELTWTDSKHYVRTPIVVQLSS
- the LOC106407080 gene encoding methyl-CpG-binding domain-containing protein 7-like, which encodes MQTSLPQDLVPLVKFPPRHRREPQLYIVDPTSKGSVDTCFNEPGSGREISSLVSVQRHLVGEVDDRRLSRSPKFYEKRRTEQGNRVASKDFRLPRGWTVKEVPRRNSPRSIDKYYTEQETGKRFRSLVSAERYLNSVGNGTVASVLHSVPLLAICNGTGYAPVKYTQ
- the LOC106385484 gene encoding protein SOSEKI 5, with product MLFYWRKVRADIRVTRRERLRPKFYLLCSHLSLASHFSKNSPLSSPSLFFILLSINPKLINKRFLSFHQHHFPHNSPPITLTSCSSSVFIPSLPTNKKHKIMSSRAFRATPDSNYLVPRRSRDQQDTSPDRNRIWTEPRHKPTLNRKVPVVYYLCRNGQLDHPHFIEVTLSSTDGLYLKDVINRLNDLRGKGMASLYSWSSKRSYKNGFVWHDLSEDDFIFPVQGQEYVLKGSEVLDSCLLSNPRSLLGTTSFRDTSSLNPEKNSNSVSPASRRRNQSWSSIDLSEYKVYKATTESSAESTRRVAADAATQTEDRRRRRKPAKEEEVESPARCENQSTELSRDEISPPPSDSSPETLENLIKADGRLILRQNESASEHRTVESLSSGRMRASAVLMQLISCGTMSFKECGPVLLKDHGLSLTGRTVTRGAGDNSLERAEKELESFGRVKLEDKEYFSGSLIETKKELVPALQRSSSYNADRSSRMGPTTEKDEEEAVRAKCIPRKPKSVALRNNGVHQ